Proteins encoded together in one Hymenobacter monticola window:
- the hemG gene encoding protoporphyrinogen oxidase: MKIGIIGGGISGLTLAWYLQKAGVPYDLFEADARPGGNLHSLPTPEGYLLEVGPNSLQLSPELQELLADLDLTGQIQDAAAVSQQRYVLRDGRYQVLPSSPPTLLTNGFFSLKAKWQLLKEFRKPAAPIDAQETVAHFFRRRFGLEIVDYAVNPFMAGIYAGDPEQLLIHKTFPQLPAMEQQYGSVLRGFAKSSKGAGRRRIITLQKGIQTITDTLAAELTNYQPATAVTAISRATDGTYQLELKGPQGLEAAPGYSHLALALPTYAVAPLLEALFPQAAAALAAVHYPPMSAVYSAYDCTAVAHPLNGFGALNPKVEGTYAAGSIWTSSIYPNRVPAGQVLFTTFVGGAQYEDAGRQPEEAQKAAVHAELSKLYGITGAPRWQYRYSWPRSIPQFDARIVGAHAAADALAKENIVAVANWRAGVGVPDCVRYARTQAEALAAH, from the coding sequence ATGAAAATCGGCATCATCGGCGGCGGCATCAGCGGCCTCACCCTGGCGTGGTACCTGCAAAAAGCCGGCGTGCCCTACGACCTGTTCGAGGCCGACGCCCGGCCCGGCGGCAACCTGCACAGCCTGCCCACGCCGGAAGGCTACCTGCTCGAAGTCGGGCCCAACTCCTTGCAGCTTAGCCCTGAGCTGCAAGAGTTGCTGGCCGACCTTGACCTGACCGGCCAGATTCAGGACGCAGCGGCTGTGAGCCAGCAACGCTACGTGCTGCGCGACGGGCGCTACCAGGTGCTGCCTAGTTCGCCCCCCACGCTGCTCACCAACGGCTTTTTCAGCCTGAAAGCCAAGTGGCAGCTACTAAAGGAATTTCGCAAGCCCGCCGCGCCCATCGACGCCCAGGAAACGGTAGCGCACTTTTTCCGCCGCCGCTTCGGCCTTGAAATCGTGGACTATGCCGTCAATCCCTTTATGGCCGGCATCTATGCCGGCGACCCTGAGCAGCTGCTCATCCACAAAACCTTTCCGCAGCTGCCGGCCATGGAGCAGCAGTACGGCTCGGTGCTGCGCGGTTTCGCCAAATCGAGCAAAGGGGCCGGGCGACGGCGCATCATCACGCTGCAAAAAGGCATCCAGACCATTACCGATACACTGGCGGCCGAACTCACCAACTACCAGCCGGCTACGGCCGTCACGGCCATTTCGCGGGCTACGGATGGCACTTACCAGCTGGAATTGAAAGGACCGCAGGGCCTGGAGGCGGCGCCCGGCTACTCGCACCTGGCCCTGGCGCTGCCCACCTACGCGGTGGCGCCGCTGCTGGAAGCGCTGTTTCCGCAGGCCGCGGCGGCGCTGGCGGCCGTGCACTACCCGCCCATGAGCGCCGTGTACTCGGCCTACGACTGCACCGCCGTAGCGCACCCGCTCAACGGCTTCGGGGCGCTGAACCCCAAGGTGGAGGGCACCTATGCGGCCGGCTCTATCTGGACCAGCAGCATCTACCCCAACCGGGTGCCCGCGGGGCAGGTGCTCTTCACCACCTTCGTGGGCGGGGCGCAGTACGAAGACGCTGGCCGCCAGCCCGAAGAAGCCCAAAAAGCCGCCGTGCACGCCGAGCTGAGCAAGCTCTACGGCATTACGGGCGCGCCACGCTGGCAGTACCGCTACAGCTGGCCGCGCAGCATCCCGCAGTTCGACGCGCGCATCGTGGGCGCCCACGCGGCAGCCGACGCCCTGGCTAAGGAGAACATCGTGGCCGTGGCCAACTGGCGCGCGGGCGTGGGCGTGCCCGATTGCGTGCGCTACGCC